The following are encoded in a window of Legionella geestiana genomic DNA:
- a CDS encoding Wzz/FepE/Etk N-terminal domain-containing protein: MNGQMDLPKPNMLQPEHTTTNGQYFGSRIDFISIVLCFYKHRWTILAATAAAAVIGWLFSFFITPTYQVRTSIVAPRLYMYENLLHNSDMQLKGTGLFKLFVKKLEQRGNIIDYLSASGIAQKVFAEKGISTEKAKIRTLNKLADAYRVSVIRKNNSENKVKNKEVMKDNSLEADLITVSPVLSFNADKNIEYLEYTNNRILDDLVRDKKVMVQLSIEKLQKEMVKDIAVIKKKRQNTVELLKDKRAIQLASLNDSLVAMTMRDTRDKQYRLENLKHALVIARRLGIVNGYDRPQRVGDKAVVIDINNRNDLYLRGTRYLEKEIELIESRKQSLAYSQKVSALQEKLYKINNDRNILALEKRINDEPYTKGIIEKKAAIEHLKGLTFNTKDVKAYQIAGAPDIDTRPTSPNRTLFMLAGLFIGFMISVAVALALDAKTLFTRYHPGVDSL, encoded by the coding sequence ATGAACGGTCAAATGGATTTACCAAAACCAAACATGCTGCAGCCTGAGCATACAACAACAAACGGGCAGTATTTTGGCAGTCGCATTGATTTTATCAGTATTGTCCTTTGTTTCTATAAACACCGATGGACCATCCTTGCCGCTACCGCCGCCGCTGCTGTTATCGGATGGCTGTTTTCCTTTTTTATAACGCCCACCTACCAGGTCAGAACCAGCATCGTGGCACCGCGGTTGTACATGTATGAAAACCTGCTCCATAACTCTGACATGCAACTAAAAGGTACAGGGTTGTTTAAACTTTTTGTGAAAAAACTTGAACAGCGCGGTAATATCATCGATTACCTCTCTGCAAGCGGCATCGCTCAGAAAGTATTTGCCGAGAAAGGAATCAGCACTGAAAAAGCGAAAATTCGCACCCTTAATAAACTTGCAGACGCCTACAGAGTATCGGTTATCCGCAAAAATAATTCAGAAAATAAAGTCAAAAACAAAGAAGTCATGAAAGACAACAGTCTTGAGGCCGATTTGATAACAGTTTCACCGGTACTGAGTTTTAATGCAGATAAAAACATCGAATATCTCGAGTATACCAATAATCGCATTTTGGACGATCTTGTACGTGATAAAAAGGTAATGGTTCAACTGAGCATTGAAAAACTCCAGAAAGAAATGGTTAAGGATATCGCTGTTATCAAGAAAAAACGTCAAAATACGGTTGAGCTTTTAAAAGACAAACGTGCCATACAGCTGGCTTCTCTTAATGACAGCCTCGTTGCCATGACCATGCGTGATACGCGCGACAAGCAATACCGCCTCGAAAATTTGAAGCACGCACTGGTTATTGCACGCCGCCTTGGTATTGTGAATGGTTATGACCGTCCCCAGCGCGTTGGAGATAAAGCCGTTGTTATTGATATTAACAACCGTAATGACCTTTATCTTCGTGGTACACGTTACCTCGAGAAGGAAATCGAACTGATAGAATCGCGCAAGCAGTCCCTTGCATACTCGCAAAAAGTTTCGGCGCTTCAGGAAAAACTTTACAAAATTAACAATGACAGAAACATTCTGGCACTTGAGAAGCGTATCAACGATGAGCCATATACCAAAGGCATTATTGAGAAAAAAGCTGCCATCGAACACCTTAAAGGACTGACTTTCAATACAAAAGACGTTAAAGCCTACCAGATTGCCGGTGCACCCGATATTGATACTCGACCAACCTCTCCAAACCGCACGCTCTTTATGCTGGCGGGGCTCTTTATAGGGTTTATGATTTCCGTCGCGGTGGCCTTGGCGCTTGATGCCAAAACGCTTTTTACACGTTACCATCCGGGTGTTGACAGTTTATAA
- a CDS encoding acyltransferase, translating to MKTAFGTLARLHYLSRRAWARLLMTLYKNRLKKCGRNVVFDPVNSVITYESVEIGDHVFIGGGAWFSSSEAAPVRIGSCVMFGPGVTLLCGDHAFRERGVPMYFVKKDAPSKHSAAIDIKDDVWIGANVTVLKGVTIGRGSVIAAGSVVNKPVPEYAIVAGVPAKVIGQRFDDQALSEHKALLEKNGFLP from the coding sequence ATGAAAACGGCATTTGGAACACTCGCGCGGCTGCATTATCTTTCTCGAAGAGCATGGGCGCGCCTGCTTATGACTCTCTATAAAAATCGCCTCAAAAAATGCGGTCGAAACGTTGTTTTCGACCCCGTAAATTCTGTTATCACTTACGAGAGCGTAGAAATAGGTGACCATGTATTTATCGGCGGGGGCGCGTGGTTTTCATCGAGCGAGGCCGCTCCCGTTCGCATTGGTTCATGCGTCATGTTTGGCCCGGGCGTAACACTGCTTTGCGGAGACCATGCCTTTCGGGAGCGGGGCGTGCCGATGTATTTTGTCAAAAAGGACGCCCCCTCTAAACACTCGGCAGCGATTGATATCAAGGACGATGTCTGGATAGGTGCGAATGTTACTGTTCTAAAAGGCGTCACGATTGGTCGCGGTTCCGTGATTGCGGCGGGCAGTGTGGTCAATAAACCTGTGCCTGAATATGCGATTGTCGCGGGCGTTCCCGCAAAAGTCATTGGCCAGCGATTTGACGATCAGGCCCTAAGTGAACATAAAGCGCTGCTTGAGAAAAACGGGTTTTTACCATGA